In one window of Coralliovum pocilloporae DNA:
- a CDS encoding malonyl-CoA decarboxylase, which yields MNSLFTIDMLSTIAERGRRMVGLDRERRLSAKDMHSLADELLSKTGEAGNVARADDLLCHYSTLDSAACTGFFRALLTDFDVDRDKLTEAAETYLADQSARNQARLRDASEPRRAELLRRLNMAPDGTRHLVQMRADLLQRLKSHADLKTVDDDFARLFTAWFNRGFLVLRRIDWQTPAAILEKIITYEAVHAIQDWDDLRRRIDLPDRRLYAFFHPALVDDPLIFVEVALTRDIPDRIAGILADDRDVIEPEKAGTAVFYSISNCQEGLKGVSFGNFLIKQVVEELSRELPNLKNFVTLSPIPGFRQWLSRQSSEKSGDNGDSDDDLLQLLNSRHWMNDPGTEQALKDLLMPLAAHYFLAARDHRGRVPDPVARFHLGNGARLERLNWLGDVSDRGLDQSAGLMVNYLYDRKDIEANHEAFSNDGVIASDAAVRKLAKAVKS from the coding sequence ATGAACAGCCTCTTCACCATCGATATGTTGTCTACCATTGCTGAACGGGGCCGCCGCATGGTGGGTCTGGATCGGGAGCGACGGCTGTCGGCCAAAGACATGCACAGCCTTGCCGACGAATTGCTGTCAAAGACCGGGGAAGCGGGCAATGTGGCCCGTGCAGATGACCTGCTCTGTCATTACAGCACGCTCGACAGTGCTGCCTGTACCGGTTTTTTCCGGGCACTTCTGACCGATTTCGATGTTGACCGGGACAAGCTGACAGAAGCGGCAGAAACCTACCTTGCAGACCAGAGCGCGAGGAACCAGGCCCGGCTGCGGGATGCCAGTGAACCCCGCCGGGCAGAACTGCTCCGCCGCCTCAATATGGCTCCTGACGGGACCCGGCATCTGGTGCAGATGCGCGCAGACCTGCTTCAACGGCTGAAATCTCATGCGGACCTGAAAACAGTGGATGATGACTTTGCCCGGCTGTTCACCGCCTGGTTCAACCGGGGTTTTCTGGTTCTGCGGCGTATCGACTGGCAGACGCCAGCGGCGATCCTTGAGAAAATCATCACTTATGAGGCAGTTCATGCCATTCAGGACTGGGATGATCTCCGCCGCCGGATCGATCTGCCGGACCGGAGGCTTTACGCTTTTTTCCACCCTGCCCTTGTGGATGACCCGCTGATTTTCGTCGAAGTGGCCCTGACGCGGGATATCCCTGACAGGATTGCAGGCATTCTGGCTGATGACCGCGACGTCATCGAGCCCGAGAAGGCCGGCACTGCGGTATTCTATTCAATCTCCAACTGTCAGGAAGGCCTCAAGGGTGTGTCGTTTGGCAACTTCCTGATCAAGCAGGTGGTGGAAGAGCTGAGCCGTGAACTGCCAAACCTCAAGAATTTCGTGACCCTGTCTCCCATTCCCGGTTTCAGACAATGGCTGTCCCGACAGTCGTCTGAAAAGAGCGGTGATAACGGAGACTCAGATGATGACCTGCTACAGCTTCTCAATTCCCGTCACTGGATGAACGATCCGGGCACGGAACAGGCACTCAAAGACCTGTTAATGCCACTGGCAGCGCATTATTTCCTCGCCGCCAGGGATCATCGTGGCCGGGTGCCAGATCCTGTGGCACGGTTTCATCTGGGGAACGGCGCACGCCTTGAGCGGCTGAACTGGCTTGGGGATGTTTCAGATCGCGGTCTCGACCAGTCTGCCGGGCTGATGGTGAACTACCTCTATGACCGCAAGGATATCGAAGCGAATCACGAGGCTTTTTCCAATGACGGCGTCATTGCATCGGATGCAGCGGTTAGAAAATTGGCAAAAGCGGTGAAATCGTAA
- a CDS encoding DUF4760 domain-containing protein produces MAEVWAIYISAGIAAAVGLVAAAIAIWGIRTQREIALKRTTLDMISQSERDKDIIEAQARFNDLAKQPAGLAPYAEKDKLATDDVEKIRVVLNQYEIYAIGIKRGIIDEELYFLWFKSGLLTHWRHAEPFITRLRALTESDVLFREFEWLVERARNHG; encoded by the coding sequence GTGGCTGAGGTTTGGGCCATTTACATTTCCGCCGGTATCGCGGCAGCGGTTGGACTTGTTGCCGCAGCAATAGCCATCTGGGGAATTCGCACGCAAAGAGAGATTGCCCTCAAGCGTACGACCCTCGATATGATCAGCCAATCAGAACGTGACAAGGATATCATTGAGGCTCAGGCGCGTTTCAATGATCTTGCAAAGCAACCCGCGGGCCTCGCTCCCTATGCGGAAAAGGACAAACTGGCCACTGATGATGTTGAGAAGATACGCGTTGTCCTGAACCAATATGAGATTTATGCCATTGGCATCAAACGCGGAATTATTGATGAGGAACTCTATTTCCTCTGGTTCAAGAGCGGGCTACTGACCCATTGGCGGCATGCTGAGCCGTTTATTACACGTCTTCGTGCCCTTACGGAGTCAGATGTCCTGTTCCGTGAATTTGAGTGGTTGGTTGAGAGAGCGCGTAATCATGGATGA